In Candidatus Tectomicrobia bacterium, the genomic stretch GATGGGGGTGCTCATCGCCCTGAGCGAGGGCTCCATCACGAAGCAGGACACCATCGTCTGCCTCTCCGGCCTCGCCTCGAACGGGCTGATCGACACCCTCATGGTGTTCCGTCTGGACCAGGAGACGGAGATGTTCCAGACCTCCGAGGCGCCGAGCGCAATCGACGGGGCGGACCCCAAGGTGTTCGAGACGGTGCTCTCGATGGCCCTGGAGCTCGCGGCGGAGGGGCGCGAGGGGAAGCCCCTGGGCGCCCTCCTCGTGCTGGGCGACCACGAGCTGGTGCTCCAGTACTCGCGGCAGCTCGTGATCAATCCCTTCCACGGCTACCCCGAGGAACAGCGGAACATCCTGGACCCGGCCCTGCGGGAGACCATCAAGGAGTTCAGCGCCATCGACGGCGCCTTCGTCATCCGGGGGGACGGCGTCATCGAGGCGGCCGGGCGCCACCTGAGCGCCGCGCCGCGCGCGGAGCTGCCCATGGGCCTCGGGGCACGGCACATGGCGGCCTCGGGCATCACCGAGGTGAGCTCGGCCACCTCCTTCGCCGTGAGCGAGTCCACCGGCACGGTGAGCGTCTTCAAGGACGGGAAGATCCTCATGCAGATCAACAAATCCCAGACGAGCCAACCGGCGCGCAGGAAGAAGAAAAGCCCCTAGGGAGACACCCTCATGGCGTACAGCAGGCTCTTCTGTCTCTTCACGCTGATTATCGCGGGCATCCTGGGGGTGAGCTCCCTGATCCTCATGCTCGACCTGATCGGGATGCCGCTCTTCTAGTCCTCCCCGCCACCGCGGGAGGACGCCCCGCATGACGCCCGACCCTTTCGAGCGCTACCAGCACAACCTGCACCTCTCCCCCATCTCGACGCCCTCCCTGGAGGCCCTCGCGGGGCGCTGCGGCCTCGGCCGGGAGTCGGCCGTGCTCGACGCGGCCTGCGGGAAGGGAGGGGCCTGCCTCGTCCTCGCCCGGCGCTTCGGCTGCCCGGTCGTGGGGGTGGAGGCCCGGCCGGAGTTCGCCGAGGAGGCCCGCCGCCTGGCCCTCTTCTCGGACCTCGCCCATCTCGTGGACGTGGTGGAGGGGGGGCCGGGGGAGCTCCTCTTCGACGAGGGCTACTTCGACCTCGCCCTCCGGCTGGGCCCGGCGCGGCCCTTTCCCGTCCTGGAGGCCGCCCGGCGGCTCTCCCCCCTGGTGCGCCCAGGGGGCTGGATGATCCTGGGCGCGGTGGTGTGGAAGCCGGGGGCGCGGGCCGCCGCGCCGGAGGCCCTGCGGGCCTGGGCCGGGGCGGCCGCCCCGGCCGGGGTGCGGGAGGCGGAGGCGCTGCGCCGGGATTTCGCGGCGGAGGGCCTGGAAGCCGTGGATCATCGGGTCGAGCCCGACGCCTCCTGGGAGTCGTTCTACGCGCCCCAGGCCCGGGCCATCCTGGAGAGCCGCCGCGAATCCGGGCTCTCCTCCCGGGAGCGCGAGACGCTCGACCGGTGGCAGCGGGAACTGGAGCTTTTCCACAGCGGCGGGGGGCGGGAGGTCCTGGCCTACGCCTCGTTCCTCCTGCGCCTCCCGGATCGAGATGAGACTCCGGGGGCGGGGATCCGGTAAACTGGCGTCCGACCATCCATCAGGGGGAGAGACGCCGTGAACGCCGAAGCCGCCGCCAAACCGAAGCGAAAGATCCGGCACCTGGGAATCCTCACCGGGGGAGGGGACTGCCCCGGGCTGAACGCCGTCATCCGGGGGGCCGTCCTCACCGCCGCCCGGGAGGGGGTACGGATGACCGGCATCCGCAACGCCTTCGGCGGCCTCCTCCACAAGAGCTACGTGCAGCTCGAGCCGGAGACGGTCGAGGACCTGCTCCAGCGGGGCGGCACCTTTCTGGGCAGCTCGAACCGCGACAACCCCTTCGCCTACCCCATGAACATCGACGGCCAGCAGCGCGTGGTGGACGTCTCCGACACCATCCTTTCGAACTTCCGGGAGCTGGGACTGGACGGGCTCATCGCCGTCGGGGGGGACGGCACCCTCGCCATCACCCACGGCCTCTCCCAGAAGGGCCTGCCCGCCATCTGCGTCCCCAAGACCATCGACAACGACCTCCTGGCGACGGACGTGACCTTCGGCTTCGACACCGCCGTGGGGACGGCCACCGAGGCCATCGACCGCATCCGCACCACGGCGGAGAGCCACGGGCGGCTCATGGTGGTGGAGGTGATGGGACGGAACGCCGGGTGGATCGCCCTCTTCTGCGGGCTCTCCGGGGGGGCGGACGTGATCCTGCTGCCCGAGATCCCCTTCTCCATGGAGGCGGTGGCCGCCAAGATCCGAGAGGACCGCGCCGAGGGGAAGAACTTCAGCATCATCGTGGTGGCCGAGGGGGCCCACCTCAAGGGCCAGGACGTGGTGGTGAAGGCCATGGTGAACGATCCGACCGAGCCCCGCCGCCTGGGCGGCATCGGGAACCTCGTGGGGAAGACGCTCGAAGAGATCACCGGCATCGAGACCCGCGTCACCGTCCTCGGCCACATCCAGCGCGGGGGCACCCCTTCGACCTACGACCGCAACCTCTCCACCCGTTTCGGCGTCCACGCCGCCCTGAACGCCATGGCGGGGAACTTCGGCCATCTGGTCGCCCTCAGGCACGGCGCCATCGCCCTCGTCCCGCTCGGGGAGGCCGCCAAGGGCCAGCGCCTCGTCCCCCTGGATTCGGACTTCCTCCGGGTGGGCCGCTCGGTGGGCATCTCCTTCGGGGACGAGGAGTGAGGCCGCGAACCATCCGGGAGATCCGATGAACGAAATCGTCTCGCTCACCCTCCACGACCTCGGCGGGAAGCTCAGGGCGCGGGAGCTCTCCGCCGAAGAGGCGGCGCGCGCCTATCTCGCCCGCGTCGCCGAGACGGAGGAGCGCGTCCACGCCTACCTGAGCGTCCTGGAGGAGGAGGCGCTCGAGGCCGCCCGCGCGGCCGACAGCCGCCTCAAGGCGGGAGAGAGGGGCTCCCCCCTCCTGGGCGTCCCCGTGGCGGTCAAGGACCTCCTCTGCATGAAGGGCACGCGCACCACCTGCGGCTCGCGCATCCTGGAGCGCTTCACCGCCCCCTACGACGCCACCGCCGTGGCCCGGCTCAAGGCGGCGGGGGCGGTCATCCTGGGCAAGCTCAACATGGACGAGTTCGCCATGGGCTCCTCCACCGAGCGGAGCGCCTACGGCCCCACCCGCAACCCCTGGAACCTCGAGACCACGCCGGGGGGGAGCAGCGGGGGCTCGGCCGCCGCCGTGGCGGCCCGCTCGGCCGCGGCGGCGCTGGGCTCGGACACGGGGGGCTCCATCCGCCAGCCGGCCGCCTGCTGCGGGGTGGTGGGGATGAAGCCCACCTACGGCCGCGTCTCGCGCTACGGCCTCGTCGCCTTCGCCAGCTCGCTCGACCAGATCGGGCCCTTCGCCCGCACCGTGCGCGACTGCGCCCTCATGCTCGCCGCCGTGAGCGGGCATGACCCGCGCGACTCGACCTCCGCGACCGAGCCCGTGCCCGACTACGCCGCGGAACTGGACTCAGGGGCGAAGGGGATGCGCATCGGCATCCCAAAGGAGTACTTCATCGAGGGGATGGACGGGGAGGTCGAGGCCTCGGTGCGCGAGGCCATCCGGGTGATGGAGGGGCTGGGGGCGCGGATCGAGGAAGTCTCCCTCCCCCACACCGAGTACGCGCTGCCGGTCTACTACATCCTCGCCCCGGCCGAGGCGAGCAGCAACCTCGCCCGCTACGACGGGGTGCGCTACGGGCTGCGCGAGGAGGGGGACTCCGAGTTCGGCCCGCTGTTCGGGATGTACGCCGCGAGCCGCCAGGCCGGCTTCGGGGAGGAGGTGAAGCGCCGCATCATGCTCGGCACCTACGCCCTCTCCTCGGGCTACTACGACGCCTACTACACGAAGGCGCAGCGGGTGCGCACCCTGGTGAGCCGCGACTTCCGGGAGGCTTTCAAGAAGGTGGACGTGATCCTCTCGGCCACGGCGCCGACCCCCGCCTTCCGGCTCGGGGAGCGTATGGACGATCCGATCGCCATGTACCTCTCGGACATCCTCACCATCCCGTGCAACCTGGCCGGGCTGCCGGGCATCAGCGTCCCCTGCGGCCTCACCTCGGGAAAGCTCCCCATCGGGCTCCAGTTCGTCGGGCGGCCATTCGGGGAGGGCGAGGTGCTGCGCGCGGCGGCCGCCTTCGAGGGGGCGACGGCCCACCACCGGGCGCTCCCTCCCCTCTAGGCCGCGGAGACAGGACATGCCGAAGCGCCACGAGATCACCGAGCTGCTGGGGGACGGCATCGCGGAGGAGCTCTGCCACTCCGTCCGCGCCGTGGCGGCGGCCCTGCCGATCGAGGTGGCCTTCGACACGGTGAACCTCGAGCACTCGAACCGCCGCACCCACGGGCGCCAGCTCTACGACCAGGCGGTGGCCTCCATGCGCCGCACGGGGGCGGGCCTCAAGTACCCGACCGCCACCGTCGAGGAGAGCCCCAACGCCATCCTGCGGAAGCTCCTCAAGTTCGCCGTCATCCACCGGCCCGTGACCTCCATCCCGGGGCTCAAGACGCACTTCACGGGCAAGATAGACCTCGACATCGTCCGGGTGGCCACCGGGGGCACCTATGACGACCCGGGCCAGATGGTGGGCGACTACGCTGCGGTGAGCCTGCGGGTGGTGGACCGCAAGACCTGCGAGCAGGCCGCCCGCTACGCCTTCGCCATCGCGGCGCGGGACCGCAAGACCCTCACCTCCTCGAGCAAGTACACCATCCAGCGGGTGACGGACGGGCTCTTCGAGGACATCGTGGACGAGGTGGCCAAGGACATCGCCTTCGCGGGCCAGGTGAAGCACAGCCGCGAGCTCTTCGACGCCCTGCTCGCCAAGCTGGTCATGCGGCCCGAGCACTTCCAGGTCATCCTGGTGCTGAACGAGTACGGGGACTTCCTCTCCGACCTCGCCAGCGGCCTCATCGGGAGCCTGGGCCTGGGCGCCTCGGTCTCCCTCGCCTTCGACGAGCGGGGCCGGGTGTCGACCGCCATGTTCGACGCCACCCACGGCACCGCCCCGGACATCGCGGGGCAGGACAAGGCGAACCCGACGGCCATCCTGCTGGCCTTCTCGCTCCTCCTCGCCCACGTGGGGGAGGCCCGGGCGGCGGCGGCGCTCCGGCGGGGGCTCTTCGACTGCCTGGACGCGAAGGAGGCCACCCCGGACCTGGGCGGGGCGCTCGGCACCCAGGCCTTCACCGAGGCCGTCATCCGCCGCACGCTGGAGCGGCTGAAAGGATAAAGGAACGATGCCCTACGAGACCGTGATCGGGCTGGAGGTCCACGCCCAGCTCTCGACCCGGAGCAAGATCTTCTGCGCCTCGAGCGCGGCCTTCGGCGCGGCCCCGAACGCCCACACCTGCACGGTGGACCTGGGGCTCCCGGGGGTGCTGCCGGTGCTGAACCGCGAGGTGGTGGAGTACACCCTGCGCCTCGGGCTCGCGGTGGGGGCCGGGGTGGCCCCGGCCTGCCGCTTCGCCCGGAAGCACTACTTCTACCCGGACCTCCCCAAGGGCTACCAGATCAGCCAATACGAGGAGCCCATCTGCACGGGCGGGGAGGTCCGCCTCCTCCTCAAGAATGGGACCGGGCGCCGAGTGCGCCTCACCCGCATCCACATGGAGGAGGACGCCGGCAAGCTCATCCACGGCGAGGAGCTGGGCGACCCGGCCCACTCCTACGTGGACTTCAACCGGGCCGGGGTGCCGCTCCTCGA encodes the following:
- a CDS encoding ATP-dependent 6-phosphofructokinase produces the protein MRHLGILTGGGDCPGLNAVIRGAVLTAAREGVRMTGIRNAFGGLLHKSYVQLEPETVEDLLQRGGTFLGSSNRDNPFAYPMNIDGQQRVVDVSDTILSNFRELGLDGLIAVGGDGTLAITHGLSQKGLPAICVPKTIDNDLLATDVTFGFDTAVGTATEAIDRIRTTAESHGRLMVVEVMGRNAGWIALFCGLSGGADVILLPEIPFSMEAVAAKIREDRAEGKNFSIIVVAEGAHLKGQDVVVKAMVNDPTEPRRLGGIGNLVGKTLEEITGIETRVTVLGHIQRGGTPSTYDRNLSTRFGVHAALNAMAGNFGHLVALRHGAIALVPLGEAAKGQRLVPLDSDFLRVGRSVGISFGDEE
- a CDS encoding DNA integrity scanning protein DisA nucleotide-binding domain protein, producing the protein MSQSDLTEATFLNSSLLEAAVRICGQVGAKAIFVHIDPIRDLDKDLEPLERRPQELACFISTCSAERHSTLAGRGCRAIQLPDLPLGRLDTIKMGVLIALSEGSITKQDTIVCLSGLASNGLIDTLMVFRLDQETEMFQTSEAPSAIDGADPKVFETVLSMALELAAEGREGKPLGALLVLGDHELVLQYSRQLVINPFHGYPEEQRNILDPALRETIKEFSAIDGAFVIRGDGVIEAAGRHLSAAPRAELPMGLGARHMAASGITEVSSATSFAVSESTGTVSVFKDGKILMQINKSQTSQPARRKKKSP
- the gatA gene encoding Asp-tRNA(Asn)/Glu-tRNA(Gln) amidotransferase subunit GatA — encoded protein: MNEIVSLTLHDLGGKLRARELSAEEAARAYLARVAETEERVHAYLSVLEEEALEAARAADSRLKAGERGSPLLGVPVAVKDLLCMKGTRTTCGSRILERFTAPYDATAVARLKAAGAVILGKLNMDEFAMGSSTERSAYGPTRNPWNLETTPGGSSGGSAAAVAARSAAAALGSDTGGSIRQPAACCGVVGMKPTYGRVSRYGLVAFASSLDQIGPFARTVRDCALMLAAVSGHDPRDSTSATEPVPDYAAELDSGAKGMRIGIPKEYFIEGMDGEVEASVREAIRVMEGLGARIEEVSLPHTEYALPVYYILAPAEASSNLARYDGVRYGLREEGDSEFGPLFGMYAASRQAGFGEEVKRRIMLGTYALSSGYYDAYYTKAQRVRTLVSRDFREAFKKVDVILSATAPTPAFRLGERMDDPIAMYLSDILTIPCNLAGLPGISVPCGLTSGKLPIGLQFVGRPFGEGEVLRAAAAFEGATAHHRALPPL
- a CDS encoding class I SAM-dependent methyltransferase translates to MTPDPFERYQHNLHLSPISTPSLEALAGRCGLGRESAVLDAACGKGGACLVLARRFGCPVVGVEARPEFAEEARRLALFSDLAHLVDVVEGGPGELLFDEGYFDLALRLGPARPFPVLEAARRLSPLVRPGGWMILGAVVWKPGARAAAPEALRAWAGAAAPAGVREAEALRRDFAAEGLEAVDHRVEPDASWESFYAPQARAILESRRESGLSSRERETLDRWQRELELFHSGGGREVLAYASFLLRLPDRDETPGAGIR
- a CDS encoding isocitrate dehydrogenase → MPKRHEITELLGDGIAEELCHSVRAVAAALPIEVAFDTVNLEHSNRRTHGRQLYDQAVASMRRTGAGLKYPTATVEESPNAILRKLLKFAVIHRPVTSIPGLKTHFTGKIDLDIVRVATGGTYDDPGQMVGDYAAVSLRVVDRKTCEQAARYAFAIAARDRKTLTSSSKYTIQRVTDGLFEDIVDEVAKDIAFAGQVKHSRELFDALLAKLVMRPEHFQVILVLNEYGDFLSDLASGLIGSLGLGASVSLAFDERGRVSTAMFDATHGTAPDIAGQDKANPTAILLAFSLLLAHVGEARAAAALRRGLFDCLDAKEATPDLGGALGTQAFTEAVIRRTLERLKG